One window from the genome of Bradyrhizobium xenonodulans encodes:
- a CDS encoding FAD-dependent oxidoreductase — protein MLDLAIVGGGPGGLMSAWYLKRKLGDLCRVTIYEASDRLGGKIVTRKFDSAPAMYEAGVAEIYDYSMTGPDPLRELIQHFGLQTIPMDAEQVQFGGELLNDVPGMRRKYGDKTAAAIEAFRKRCSEAMSPIEYYEGVGAHDNENPWAYKTAEQVLDEEVEDETAKRFFKVMARSDIATESHNTNGLNALKNYLMDVDGYIGLYSIQNGNEQLIECLQSEVNADIQLNHRVLTVGKAPTGRYQLKMMNGKGPETRDFDLVLVCLPHSWLATVGWEGEQLRKSMVKHVSYFDRPAHYLRVSILFDAPFWGDKIPGAWFMSEAFGGCCVYNEGARHDVGKHGVLNWLIPGSDALAFANLSDQELIDAALKSLPASLGDARSHFLEGKIHRWLSSVNAIPGGLPVRDVMTNHRPEPKEHPGIVVVGDYLFDSTLNGLLDSSDAATDIILTEMMRLRRERAQEEGKPVSDKIDRDYFENYRGLGPYSEVWQHFTDPDYLTKLIGIVWGKAKGAKLLVAGSASGELVGALRERGIDAYGIENNRAIHAKTPKALKKYNKLGSITDMPFKDGSFDFVFETSLCHVSPKQVVRAIREFNRVVKTGLVFGSVTSDMASVVIDRYDLLRGVKKLGTWWEWSELFFGNGFDLSMHRKDCADALWEATLAANKGPGQWYADADSLRYSFFDKVEDEDDD, from the coding sequence ATGCTTGATCTCGCAATCGTAGGCGGCGGCCCCGGCGGGCTGATGAGCGCCTGGTATCTGAAGCGCAAGCTCGGCGATCTCTGCCGTGTCACCATCTACGAGGCGTCCGACCGGCTCGGCGGCAAGATCGTCACGCGTAAATTCGATTCCGCGCCCGCGATGTACGAGGCCGGCGTTGCCGAGATCTACGACTACTCGATGACCGGGCCCGATCCGCTGCGCGAACTGATCCAGCATTTCGGACTTCAGACCATTCCGATGGATGCCGAGCAGGTGCAGTTCGGCGGCGAGCTGCTCAACGACGTGCCGGGGATGCGCCGCAAATACGGCGACAAGACCGCAGCGGCGATCGAGGCGTTCCGCAAGCGCTGCAGTGAAGCGATGTCGCCGATCGAATATTACGAGGGCGTCGGCGCGCACGACAACGAGAACCCCTGGGCCTACAAGACCGCCGAGCAGGTGCTCGACGAGGAGGTCGAGGACGAAACGGCAAAGCGCTTCTTCAAGGTGATGGCGCGCTCGGACATTGCGACCGAGAGCCACAACACCAACGGCCTCAACGCGCTGAAGAACTATCTGATGGATGTCGACGGCTATATCGGCCTCTATTCCATCCAGAACGGCAACGAGCAGTTGATCGAGTGCCTCCAATCGGAGGTCAATGCCGACATCCAGCTCAATCATCGCGTGCTCACCGTCGGCAAGGCGCCGACCGGCCGCTACCAGCTCAAGATGATGAACGGCAAGGGGCCGGAGACGCGCGACTTCGACCTCGTGCTGGTCTGCCTGCCGCATTCCTGGCTTGCCACCGTGGGGTGGGAAGGCGAGCAGCTGCGCAAGTCGATGGTCAAGCACGTCTCGTATTTCGACCGTCCCGCGCATTACCTGCGCGTCTCGATCCTGTTCGATGCGCCATTCTGGGGCGACAAAATTCCCGGCGCCTGGTTCATGTCGGAAGCCTTCGGCGGCTGCTGCGTCTACAACGAAGGCGCGCGGCACGATGTCGGCAAGCATGGCGTGCTCAACTGGCTGATTCCCGGCTCCGACGCGCTGGCCTTCGCCAATCTCTCGGATCAGGAGCTGATCGACGCCGCGCTGAAATCGCTGCCGGCCTCACTCGGCGATGCGCGTTCGCATTTCCTGGAAGGCAAGATCCACCGTTGGCTGTCGTCGGTGAACGCGATTCCCGGCGGTCTGCCCGTGCGCGACGTCATGACCAATCACCGGCCGGAGCCGAAAGAACATCCCGGCATCGTGGTGGTCGGCGATTATCTGTTCGATTCGACGCTGAACGGTCTGCTCGACTCCTCCGATGCTGCGACCGACATCATCCTGACCGAGATGATGCGCCTGCGCCGTGAGCGCGCACAAGAAGAGGGCAAGCCGGTCTCGGACAAGATCGACCGCGATTACTTCGAGAACTATCGCGGCCTCGGTCCCTATAGCGAGGTGTGGCAGCACTTCACCGATCCCGACTATCTGACGAAGCTGATCGGCATCGTCTGGGGCAAGGCGAAGGGTGCCAAGCTGCTGGTCGCGGGCTCGGCCAGTGGCGAGCTGGTCGGTGCGCTGCGCGAGCGCGGCATCGACGCCTACGGCATCGAGAACAACCGCGCCATCCACGCCAAGACGCCGAAGGCGCTGAAGAAATACAACAAGCTCGGCTCGATCACCGACATGCCGTTCAAGGACGGCAGCTTCGACTTCGTGTTCGAGACCAGCCTATGCCACGTGTCCCCGAAGCAGGTGGTCCGCGCGATCCGCGAGTTCAACCGCGTGGTCAAGACCGGGCTGGTGTTTGGCTCGGTCACCTCGGACATGGCGTCAGTGGTGATCGACCGCTATGACCTGTTGCGCGGGGTCAAGAAGCTCGGCACCTGGTGGGAATGGTCCGAGCTGTTCTTCGGCAACGGTTTCGACCTGTCGATGCACCGCAAGGACTGTGCGGACGCGCTCTGGGAGGCGACGCTCGCCGCCAACAAGGGCCCCGGGCAGTGGTATGCCGACGCCGACAGCTTGCGCTATTCCTTCTTCGACAAGGTCGAGGACGAGGACGACGACTAG
- the rpoC gene encoding DNA-directed RNA polymerase subunit beta', giving the protein MNQEIMNLFNPTTPAQVFDQIRISIASPEKILSWSYGEIKKPETINYRTFKPERDGLFCARIFGPIKDYECLCGKYKRMKYKGIICEKCSVEVTLSRVRRERMGHIELAAPVAHIWFLKSLPSRIGLLLDMTLKDLERILYFEYYVVLEPGLTALKDRQLLSEDEYLKAQDEYGQDSFTAMIGAEAIRELLKGMDLEKLEASLRVEMQETDSDIKHKKLAKRLKIVEAFRHSGNKPEWMIMTVVPVIPPDLRPLVPLDGGRFATSDLNDLYRRVINRNNRLKRLMELRAPDIIIRNEKRMLQEAVDALFDNGRRGRVITGANKRPLKSLADMLKGKQGRFRQNLLGKRVDYSGRSVIVVGPELRLHQCGLPKKMALELFKPFIYSRLDAKGLSTTVKQAKKLVEKERPEVWDILDEVIREHPVLLNRAPTLHRLGIQAFEPVLIEGKAIQLHPLVCSAFNADFDGDQMAVHVPLSLEAQLEARVLMMSTNNILHPANGQPIIVPSQDIVLGLYYVSIMREGLPGEGKIFGDMAELEHALHAKVIHLHTKIKYRWQGMDETGKVSTRWIETTAGRVMLGNLLPKNPRISYEIINKLMTKREISGVIDQVYRHCGQKETVIFCDRIMALGFYNAFKAGISFGKDDMVVPHGKWKIVDTTRTLAKDFEQQYNDGLITHGEKYNKVVDAWSKATEEIAKAMMKEISSTKKTASGADADINSIYMMAHSGARGSPAQMRQLAGMRGLMAKPSGEIIETPIISNFKEGLSVLEYFNSTHGARKGLADTALKTANSGYLTRRLVDVAQDCIITQSDCGTKLGIKMRAIVDAGTVVASLGSRILGRTACEDIRDSSGKVIIKRDTLMEESHLEAIHQGGVQEVKIRSALTCELVNGICGKCYGRDLARGTPVNHGEAVGVIAAQSIGEPGTQLTMRTFHIGGAAQLNEQSFVEANFDGKIVIRNKAIARNSEGHLIAMVRNMVVAIVDADGTERATHRVQYGSRLHVDEGDTVKRGQRIVEWDPYTRPLLTEVEGTIGFEDLIEGLSISETLDEATGIAKRVVIDWRSTRGGGDLRPAIVVKGKDGKVLKLARGGDARYMLSVDGILSVDIGAKVQAGDILARVSTESAKTRDITGGLPRVAELFEARRPKDAAIIAEISGTIRFGRDYKNKRRISIEPMDKTEEAREYLIPKGKHIHLQDGDVVEKGDFIVEGNPAPHDILAVKGIEELAAYLVNEIQEVYRLQGVLINDKHIEVIVRQMLQKVEVTDQGDTDMISGEQVDKIEFDALNEKAKEEGKKIATGTPVLLGITKASLQTRSFFSAASFQETTRVLTEAAVNGKVDPLEGLKENVIVGRLIPAGTGASMAKIREVAVKRDKMILDEREKQAAVVSPAPEAELPALPPAE; this is encoded by the coding sequence ATGAACCAAGAAATTATGAATCTCTTCAACCCGACGACTCCGGCTCAGGTCTTCGACCAGATCCGGATCTCGATCGCGTCTCCCGAGAAGATTCTGTCCTGGTCCTACGGCGAGATCAAGAAGCCGGAGACCATCAACTACCGTACCTTCAAGCCCGAGCGCGACGGCCTGTTCTGCGCCCGCATCTTCGGGCCGATCAAGGACTACGAGTGCTTGTGCGGCAAGTACAAGCGCATGAAGTACAAGGGCATCATCTGCGAGAAGTGCTCGGTCGAGGTCACGCTGTCGCGCGTCCGGCGCGAGCGCATGGGCCATATCGAGCTCGCCGCCCCCGTCGCCCACATCTGGTTCCTGAAGTCGCTGCCCTCGCGCATCGGCCTTCTGCTGGACATGACGCTGAAGGATCTCGAGCGGATCCTCTACTTCGAATATTACGTCGTGCTCGAGCCGGGTCTCACCGCGCTCAAGGACCGTCAGCTCCTGTCGGAAGACGAGTATCTGAAGGCGCAGGACGAGTATGGCCAGGATTCCTTCACCGCCATGATCGGCGCCGAAGCGATCCGCGAGCTGCTCAAGGGCATGGACCTCGAGAAGCTCGAGGCCTCCTTGCGTGTCGAGATGCAGGAGACCGACTCCGACATCAAGCACAAGAAGCTCGCCAAGCGCCTGAAGATCGTCGAAGCGTTCCGCCACTCCGGCAACAAGCCGGAATGGATGATCATGACCGTGGTTCCGGTGATTCCACCGGACCTGCGTCCGCTGGTACCGCTCGACGGCGGCCGCTTCGCGACCTCGGACCTCAACGACCTCTACCGCCGCGTCATCAACCGCAACAACCGCTTGAAGCGGCTGATGGAGCTGCGCGCGCCCGACATCATCATCCGCAACGAGAAGCGCATGCTTCAGGAAGCGGTCGATGCGCTGTTCGACAACGGCCGCCGCGGCCGCGTCATCACGGGCGCCAACAAGCGCCCGCTGAAGTCGCTCGCCGACATGCTCAAGGGCAAGCAGGGCCGCTTCCGTCAGAACCTGCTCGGCAAGCGCGTCGACTATTCGGGCCGTTCGGTGATCGTGGTCGGTCCCGAGCTGCGCCTGCATCAGTGCGGCCTGCCGAAGAAGATGGCGCTCGAGCTGTTCAAGCCGTTCATCTATTCGCGGCTTGACGCCAAGGGCCTGTCCACCACCGTGAAGCAGGCCAAGAAGCTGGTCGAGAAGGAGCGGCCCGAGGTCTGGGACATCCTGGACGAGGTCATCCGCGAGCATCCGGTGCTGCTCAACCGCGCGCCGACGCTGCATCGCCTCGGCATCCAGGCGTTCGAGCCGGTGCTGATCGAGGGCAAGGCGATCCAGCTTCACCCGCTGGTGTGCTCCGCCTTCAACGCCGACTTCGACGGCGACCAGATGGCCGTGCACGTTCCGCTGTCGCTCGAAGCGCAGCTGGAAGCGCGCGTCCTGATGATGTCGACCAACAACATCCTGCATCCGGCGAACGGTCAGCCGATCATCGTGCCGTCGCAGGACATCGTGCTCGGTCTCTACTACGTCTCGATCATGCGTGAAGGCCTGCCCGGCGAGGGCAAGATCTTCGGCGACATGGCCGAGCTCGAGCACGCGCTGCACGCGAAGGTCATCCACCTCCACACCAAGATCAAGTACCGGTGGCAGGGCATGGACGAGACCGGCAAGGTCTCGACGCGCTGGATCGAGACCACCGCCGGCCGCGTCATGCTGGGCAATCTGCTGCCGAAGAACCCGCGGATTTCGTACGAGATCATCAACAAGCTGATGACCAAGCGCGAGATCTCGGGCGTGATCGACCAGGTCTACCGTCACTGCGGTCAGAAGGAGACGGTGATCTTCTGCGACCGCATCATGGCGCTCGGCTTCTACAACGCGTTCAAGGCCGGCATCTCGTTCGGCAAGGACGACATGGTCGTGCCGCATGGCAAGTGGAAGATCGTCGACACCACCCGTACGCTGGCGAAGGATTTCGAGCAGCAGTACAACGACGGCCTGATCACTCATGGCGAGAAGTACAACAAGGTCGTCGACGCCTGGTCGAAGGCCACGGAAGAAATCGCCAAGGCGATGATGAAGGAGATCTCCTCGACCAAGAAGACGGCGAGCGGGGCCGATGCCGACATCAACTCGATCTACATGATGGCTCACTCCGGTGCCCGCGGTTCGCCGGCCCAGATGCGCCAGCTCGCCGGCATGCGCGGCCTGATGGCCAAGCCGTCGGGCGAGATCATCGAGACGCCGATCATCTCGAACTTCAAGGAGGGCCTCTCGGTTCTCGAGTACTTCAACTCGACCCACGGCGCCCGCAAGGGCCTTGCGGACACCGCGTTGAAGACCGCGAACTCGGGCTACCTGACCCGTCGTCTCGTCGACGTCGCGCAGGACTGCATCATCACGCAGAGCGACTGCGGCACCAAGCTCGGCATCAAGATGCGCGCCATCGTCGATGCCGGCACCGTGGTGGCTTCGCTCGGCTCGCGCATCCTCGGACGCACGGCCTGCGAAGACATCCGTGACAGCTCGGGCAAGGTGATCATCAAGCGCGATACGCTGATGGAAGAAAGCCATCTGGAGGCCATCCATCAGGGTGGTGTGCAGGAGGTGAAGATCCGCTCGGCGCTGACCTGCGAGCTCGTCAACGGCATCTGCGGCAAGTGCTACGGCCGCGACCTCGCCCGCGGCACGCCGGTCAACCACGGCGAAGCGGTCGGCGTCATCGCGGCGCAGTCGATCGGCGAGCCGGGCACCCAGCTCACCATGCGCACCTTCCACATCGGTGGTGCGGCGCAGCTGAACGAGCAGTCCTTCGTCGAAGCCAACTTCGACGGCAAGATCGTGATCAGGAACAAGGCCATCGCCCGCAACAGCGAAGGTCACCTGATTGCGATGGTGCGCAACATGGTGGTGGCGATCGTCGATGCCGACGGCACCGAGCGTGCGACGCACCGTGTCCAATACGGCTCGCGTCTGCACGTCGACGAGGGCGACACCGTCAAGCGCGGCCAGCGCATCGTCGAGTGGGACCCGTACACCCGTCCGCTTCTCACCGAAGTGGAAGGAACCATCGGCTTCGAGGACTTGATCGAGGGTCTGTCGATTTCGGAAACGCTGGACGAAGCCACCGGTATCGCCAAGCGCGTGGTCATCGACTGGCGCTCGACCCGCGGCGGCGGGGACCTGCGTCCCGCCATCGTGGTCAAGGGCAAGGACGGCAAGGTGCTCAAGCTCGCCCGTGGCGGCGATGCCCGCTACATGCTGTCGGTCGACGGCATTCTGTCGGTCGACATCGGAGCCAAGGTCCAGGCGGGTGACATCCTCGCCCGTGTCTCGACCGAAAGCGCCAAGACGCGTGACATCACCGGCGGTCTGCCGCGGGTGGCGGAACTGTTCGAGGCACGGCGTCCGAAGGATGCGGCGATCATCGCCGAAATCTCGGGCACCATCCGGTTCGGACGCGACTACAAGAACAAGCGTCGCATCTCGATCGAGCCGATGGACAAGACCGAAGAGGCGCGCGAGTACCTGATCCCGAAGGGCAAGCACATCCACCTTCAGGACGGCGACGTCGTCGAAAAGGGCGACTTCATCGTGGAAGGCAACCCGGCGCCGCACGACATCCTTGCGGTCAAGGGCATCGAGGAGCTTGCGGCCTATCTGGTCAACGAAATCCAGGAGGTCTACCGGCTTCAGGGCGTGCTCATCAACGACAAGCACATCGAGGTGATTGTCCGTCAGATGCTCCAGAAGGTGGAAGTCACCGACCAGGGCGACACGGACATGATCTCCGGCGAGCAGGTCGACAAGATCGAGTTCGACGCGCTGAACGAGAAGGCCAAGGAAGAGGGCAAGAAGATCGCCACGGGTACGCCGGTTCTGCTCGGCATCACCAAGGCGAGCCTCCAGACCCGCTCCTTCTTCTCGGCGGCCTCGTTCCAGGAGACCACCCGCGTCCTCACGGAAGCGGCGGTCAACGGCAAGGTCGATCCGCTCGAAGGCCTCAAGGAGAACGTCATCGTCGGCCGGCTGATCCCGGCGGGCACCGGCGCCTCCATGGCCAAGATCCGCGAAGTCGCCGTGAAGCGCGACAAGATGATCCTGGACGAGCGCGAGAAGCAGGCGGCCGTCGTGTCGCCCGCGCCGGAAGCGGAGCTTCCTGCGCTGCCGCCTGCGGAATGA
- the rpoB gene encoding DNA-directed RNA polymerase subunit beta produces MAQQTFTGRKRVRKFFGHIKEVAEMPNLIEVQKASYDQFLMVDEPAGGRLDEGLQAVFRSVFPISDFSGTSMLEFVRYEFEQPKYDVDECRQRGMTFAAPLKVTLRLIVFDIDEETGAKSVKDIKEQDVYMGDIPLMTMNGTFIVNGTERVIVSQMHRSPGVFFDHDKGKTHSSGKLLFAARVIPYRGSWLDIEFDAKDIVYARIDRRRKIPVTSLMFALGLDGEAILSTFYKKILYKRTKEGWRVPFDANRFRGYSTINDLIDADTGKVVLEAGKKLTVRGARQMQEKGLKALRLSDEELVGNYLAEDLVNPKTGEIHAEAGEEITDKSMKALNEHGYKELPLLDIDHVNVGAYIRNTLSADKNMTREDALFDIYRVMRPGEPPTLDSAQAMFQSLFFDAERYDLSAVGRVKMNMRLDLDAPDTQRTLRKEDILSVIKTLVDLRDGKGEIDDIDHLGNRRVRSVGELMENQYRIGLLRMERAIKERMSSVDIDTVMPQDLINAKPAAAAVREFFGSSQLSQFMDQTNPLSEITHKRRLSALGPGGLTRERAGFEVRDVHPTHYGRICPIETPEGPNIGLINSLATFARVNKYGFVETPYRKVKDGRVTDEVVYLSAMEEGRYTVAQANVPLDPKGRFTEDLVVCRHAGEVLPVTPDKVDYMDVSPKQLVSVAAALIPFLENDDANRALMGSNMQRQAVPLVRAEAPFVGTGMEGVVARDSGAAIAARRSGVIDQIDATRVVIRATEDLDPTKSGVDIYRLMKYQRSNQSTCINQRPLVKVGDIVKKGDIIADGPSTDLGELALGRNVLVAFMPWNGYNFEDSILLSERIVKEDVFTSIHIEEFEVMARDTKLGPEEITRDIPNVSEEALKNLDEAGIVYIGAEVRAGDILVGKITPKGESPMTPEEKLLRAIFGEKASDVRDTSLRVPPGVQGTIVEVRVFNRHGVDKDERALAIEREEIERLAKDRDDEQAILDRNVYNRLAELLEGRQGIAGPKGFKKDTKITRAVLEEYPKSQWWLFASPNDKLMAEIEAMRKQYDESKKGLEQRFLDKVEKLQRGDELPPGVMKMVKVFVAVKRKIQPGDKMAGRHGNKGVVSKIVPIEDMPFLEDGTHADIVLNPLGVPSRMNVGQILETHLGWACAGLGKRIGQTVDAYLSKQDIKPLKETLKKVYGEDETIKTLNDNELIELGHNLSRGVPIATPVFDGAKEADIEEMLKLAGLDASGQSTVYDGRTGDAFDRKVTVGYIYMLKLHHLVDDKIHARSIGPYSLVTQQPLGGKAQFGGQRFGEMEVWALEAYGAAYTLQEMLTVKSDDVAGRTKVYEAIVRGDDTFEAGIPESFNVLVKEMRSLGLNVDLHNSKVGPAPTSEAAE; encoded by the coding sequence ATGGCGCAGCAGACATTCACCGGTCGCAAACGCGTTCGCAAGTTCTTCGGACACATCAAGGAAGTCGCCGAGATGCCGAACCTCATCGAGGTTCAGAAGGCGTCCTATGACCAGTTCCTGATGGTCGATGAACCCGCCGGCGGGCGTCTCGACGAAGGCCTCCAGGCTGTGTTCCGCTCGGTGTTCCCGATCTCCGACTTCTCGGGCACCTCGATGCTGGAATTCGTCCGCTACGAGTTCGAGCAGCCGAAATACGACGTCGACGAGTGCCGCCAGCGCGGCATGACTTTCGCGGCACCCCTCAAGGTGACGCTGCGCCTCATCGTGTTCGATATCGACGAGGAAACCGGCGCGAAGTCGGTGAAGGACATCAAGGAGCAGGACGTCTACATGGGCGACATCCCGCTCATGACGATGAACGGCACCTTCATCGTCAACGGCACCGAGCGCGTCATCGTCTCGCAGATGCACCGCTCCCCGGGCGTGTTCTTCGACCACGACAAGGGCAAGACCCATTCGTCGGGCAAGCTGCTGTTCGCCGCCCGCGTGATCCCGTATCGGGGCTCCTGGCTCGACATCGAGTTCGACGCCAAGGACATCGTCTATGCGCGTATCGACCGTCGCCGCAAGATTCCGGTGACGTCGCTGATGTTCGCCCTCGGCCTCGACGGCGAGGCGATCCTGTCGACGTTCTACAAGAAGATCCTCTACAAGCGGACCAAGGAAGGCTGGCGCGTTCCGTTCGACGCCAACCGCTTCCGCGGCTACTCGACCATCAACGACCTGATCGACGCCGATACCGGCAAGGTCGTGCTCGAGGCCGGCAAGAAGCTCACCGTGCGCGGTGCGCGTCAGATGCAGGAGAAGGGGCTGAAGGCGCTGCGCCTGTCGGATGAGGAGCTGGTCGGCAACTATCTCGCCGAGGACCTCGTCAACCCGAAGACGGGCGAGATCCACGCCGAAGCCGGCGAGGAAATCACCGACAAGTCGATGAAGGCCCTCAACGAGCACGGCTACAAGGAACTGCCGCTGCTCGACATCGACCACGTCAATGTGGGCGCCTACATCCGCAACACGCTCTCGGCCGACAAGAACATGACGCGTGAGGACGCGCTGTTCGACATCTACCGCGTGATGCGTCCGGGCGAGCCGCCGACGCTGGATTCGGCGCAGGCGATGTTCCAGTCGCTGTTCTTCGACGCCGAGCGCTACGACCTCTCCGCGGTCGGCCGCGTCAAGATGAACATGCGCCTCGACCTCGATGCGCCCGACACCCAGCGCACGCTGCGCAAGGAAGACATCCTCTCCGTCATCAAGACGCTCGTGGACCTGCGCGACGGCAAGGGCGAGATCGACGACATCGACCATCTCGGCAACCGCCGTGTGCGCTCGGTCGGCGAGCTCATGGAGAACCAGTACCGCATCGGCCTGCTGCGCATGGAGCGCGCGATCAAGGAGCGCATGTCCTCGGTCGACATCGACACGGTCATGCCGCAGGACCTGATCAACGCCAAGCCGGCGGCCGCCGCCGTGCGCGAGTTCTTCGGCTCCTCGCAGCTCTCGCAGTTCATGGACCAGACCAATCCGCTGTCGGAGATCACCCACAAGCGCCGCCTGTCGGCGCTTGGACCGGGCGGTCTGACCCGCGAGCGCGCCGGCTTCGAGGTGCGCGACGTGCATCCGACGCATTACGGCCGCATCTGCCCGATCGAGACGCCGGAAGGCCCGAACATCGGCCTGATCAACTCGCTCGCGACCTTCGCGCGCGTCAACAAGTACGGCTTCGTCGAGACGCCTTACCGCAAGGTCAAGGACGGCCGCGTTACCGACGAGGTCGTGTACCTCTCGGCGATGGAAGAGGGCCGCTACACGGTCGCGCAGGCCAACGTGCCGCTCGACCCGAAGGGCCGCTTCACCGAAGACCTCGTGGTCTGCCGTCACGCCGGCGAAGTCTTGCCGGTGACGCCGGACAAGGTCGACTACATGGACGTGTCGCCGAAGCAGCTCGTTTCGGTCGCCGCGGCGCTGATCCCGTTCCTCGAGAACGACGACGCCAACCGCGCGCTGATGGGCTCGAACATGCAGCGCCAGGCGGTGCCGCTGGTTCGCGCCGAGGCGCCGTTCGTCGGCACCGGCATGGAAGGCGTGGTTGCGCGTGACTCGGGTGCCGCGATCGCGGCGCGCCGTTCGGGCGTGATCGACCAGATCGACGCGACCCGCGTCGTCATCCGCGCCACGGAAGATCTCGATCCGACCAAGTCGGGCGTCGATATCTACCGGCTGATGAAGTACCAGCGCTCCAACCAGTCGACCTGCATCAACCAGCGTCCGCTGGTGAAGGTCGGCGACATCGTCAAGAAGGGCGACATCATCGCCGACGGTCCGTCGACCGATCTCGGCGAGCTCGCGCTCGGCCGTAACGTGCTGGTCGCGTTCATGCCGTGGAACGGCTACAACTTCGAAGACTCGATCCTGCTCTCCGAGCGGATCGTGAAGGAAGACGTGTTTACCTCAATTCATATCGAAGAATTCGAGGTGATGGCCCGCGACACCAAGCTCGGGCCCGAGGAAATCACGCGCGACATTCCGAACGTCTCGGAAGAAGCGCTGAAGAACCTCGACGAAGCCGGTATCGTCTACATCGGCGCCGAAGTGCGTGCCGGCGACATCCTGGTCGGCAAGATCACGCCGAAGGGCGAAAGCCCGATGACGCCGGAAGAAAAGCTGCTGCGCGCCATCTTCGGCGAGAAGGCGTCCGACGTTCGCGACACCTCGCTGCGCGTTCCTCCGGGCGTGCAGGGCACGATCGTGGAAGTGCGCGTGTTCAACCGTCACGGCGTCGACAAGGACGAGCGTGCGCTGGCAATCGAGCGGGAAGAGATCGAGCGTCTGGCCAAGGACCGCGACGACGAGCAGGCGATCCTGGACCGCAACGTCTACAACCGTCTTGCCGAGCTGCTCGAAGGGCGGCAGGGCATTGCCGGTCCGAAGGGCTTCAAGAAGGACACCAAGATCACCCGTGCGGTGCTCGAGGAGTACCCGAAGTCGCAGTGGTGGCTGTTCGCTTCGCCGAACGACAAGCTGATGGCCGAGATCGAGGCCATGCGGAAGCAGTACGACGAGTCGAAGAAGGGGCTGGAACAGCGCTTCCTCGACAAGGTCGAGAAGCTTCAGCGCGGTGACGAATTGCCGCCCGGCGTGATGAAGATGGTCAAGGTCTTCGTCGCGGTGAAGCGCAAGATCCAGCCCGGCGACAAGATGGCCGGCCGCCACGGCAACAAGGGCGTGGTGTCGAAGATCGTGCCGATCGAGGACATGCCGTTCCTCGAAGACGGCACGCATGCCGACATCGTGCTCAATCCGCTGGGCGTGCCTTCGCGCATGAACGTCGGACAGATCCTCGAGACCCATCTCGGCTGGGCCTGCGCCGGCCTCGGCAAGCGTATCGGCCAGACCGTCGATGCGTACCTGTCGAAGCAGGACATCAAGCCGCTGAAGGAAACCTTGAAGAAGGTCTACGGCGAGGACGAGACGATCAAGACGCTCAACGACAACGAGTTGATCGAGCTCGGCCACAATCTGAGCCGCGGCGTGCCGATCGCGACGCCGGTGTTCGACGGCGCCAAGGAAGCCGACATCGAGGAGATGCTGAAGCTGGCCGGTCTCGACGCTTCGGGTCAGTCGACCGTCTATGACGGCCGTACCGGCGATGCGTTCGATCGCAAGGTGACGGTGGGCTACATCTACATGCTCAAGCTGCACCATCTGGTCGACGACAAGATCCATGCCCGTTCGATCGGTCCGTACTCGCTCGTCACCCAGCAGCCGCTGGGCGGCAAGGCGCAGTTCGGCGGCCAGCGCTTCGGCGAAATGGAGGTGTGGGCGCTCGAGGCCTACGGTGCGGCGTACACGCTCCAGGAGATGCTGACGGTGAAGTCGGACGACGTCGCCGGCCGCACCAAGGTGTACGAGGCGATCGTGCGCGGCGACGACACGTTCGAGGCCGGTATTCCGGAATCGTTCAACGTGCTGGTCAAGGAAATGCGCTCGCTCGGCCTCAACGTCGACCTGCACAACTCCAAGGTGGGACCGGCGCCGACGTCGGAAGCAGCCGAGTAA
- the rplL gene encoding 50S ribosomal protein L7/L12, with the protein MADLQKIVDDLSSLTVLEAAELAKLLEEKWGVSAAAAVAVAGPAGGGAAAAPAEEKTEFTVVLASAGDKKIEVIKEVRAITGLGLKEAKDLVEGAPKPVKEGVNKDEAEKIKAQLEKAGAKVELK; encoded by the coding sequence ATGGCTGACTTGCAGAAGATCGTTGACGACCTCTCGAGCCTCACCGTGCTCGAAGCTGCTGAACTGGCGAAGCTCCTCGAAGAGAAGTGGGGCGTTTCGGCTGCCGCGGCCGTCGCCGTGGCCGGCCCGGCTGGTGGTGGCGCTGCCGCCGCTCCGGCGGAAGAGAAGACCGAGTTCACGGTTGTCCTGGCCTCCGCCGGTGACAAGAAGATCGAGGTCATCAAGGAAGTCCGCGCCATCACCGGCCTGGGCCTGAAGGAAGCAAAGGACCTCGTCGAGGGCGCGCCGAAGCCTGTCAAGGAAGGCGTGAACAAGGACGAGGCCGAGAAGATCAAGGCCCAGCTCGAGAAGGCTGGCGCCAAGGTCGAACTCAAGTAA